GGTCGCCTTCGATCACGTTGCGGAGGTCGGCCACCAGGTCGGGCTCGGGCAGGTCGCGGCCCCAGTTGACGCCGGTGAAGTGGAAGTCCGCGTCATTGGCGCCGCAGATGAAGTCGGCCATGTGGGCGACGGTGCGGTCGGCGATGACCTTCACCGGCTTCTTCAGGCCGATGGGGCCGAGGTAGCCCGGCTTGCAGCCGAAGTGCTCGAGGATCTCGGCCTCGGTGGCGAAGCGGAAGCCGGACTTCAGGCCCGGAAGCTTGCCGGCCTTGACCTCGTTCAGTGCGTGGTCGCCGCGCACCAGCAGCAGCCAGACGGTGACGCCGGCCGGGTTGCCCTTGTCGTCGAGGTCGTCGGTGGCGAGCACCAGCGACTTCACCGTGGTGGCGAGCGGCACGCCGAGCAGTTCGGCGACGTCCTCGCAGGTCGCCTTGCCGGGCGTGGGGGTCTTTTCCAGCGCCTTGGCGGGTTCGGCGCGGCGCGCGATCAGCGACACCGCCTCGGCCAGCTCGATGTTGGCCGCGTAGTCGGAGTCGGGGCAGTAGACAATGGCGTCCTCGCCAGTGTCGGCGATGACCTGGAATTCGTGCGAGCGGTCGCCGCCGATGGCGCCGGTGTCGGCCGCCACCGCGCGGTATTCTAGACCGAGGCGGTCGAAGATGCGCTTGTAGGCGGCGAACATGATGTCGTAGCTGCGCCCGGCGGCTTCCTCGCTGCGGTCGAAGGAGTAGGCGTCCTTCATCGTGAACTCGCGCCCGCGCATGACGCCGAAGCGCGGACGGCGCTCGTCGCGGAACTTGGTCTGGATCTGGTAGAAGTTCTTCGGCAGCTGGCGGTAGCTCTTGAGCTCCTGGCGCGCGATGTCGGTGACGACTTCCTCGGAGGTGGGCTGCAGCGCGAAGTCGCGTTCGTGGCGGTCCTTGAAGCGCAGCAGCTCGTCGCCCATCTTGTCCCAGCGCCCGGTCTCGTCCCACAGCTCGGCGGGCTGAACCATCGGCATGATCAGCTCCATGGCGCCCGCGCGGTCCATCTCCTCGCGCACGATGGTCTCGACCTTGCGGATCGAGCGCAGGCCCATCGGCATGTAGCTGTAGATGCCGGCGGCAACCTTGCGGATCATTCCGGCGCGCAGCATCAGCTTCTGGCTGACGACTTCGGCGTCGGACGGGGCTTCCTTGAGAGTGAAGAGATGGAACTGGCTGGCGCGCATGAGGGTCTTTGCGTAGAAGGCGTTGTGTCGAGCGCGGGATTCTAGCGCAAGGCACTGCCTCGGAAGGACTGGATCGGCTTCAGGCTAGTCGATGCACAGCGGTGGTGCGCTTTCAAACGGACCCCAAGTGTGAAAAAATCGGTGTCAATCAACCGAATTTGAAGGTTAGTCATGCTGGATCGTGAAGGCTTTCGCCCGAACGTCGGCATCATTCTGGTCAACGCGCGCAATGAGGTTTTCTGGGGCAAGCGCATCCGCGAGCATTCCTGGCAGTTCCCGCAAGGTGGCATCAAGCACGGCGAGTCGCCGGAGCAGGCGATGTATCGGGAGTTGTTCGAGGAAGTCGGCCTGCGTCCGGAACACGTCAAGATCCTCGGTCGCACGCGGGGCTGGCTGCGCTACGAAGTGCCAAAGCACTGGATACGGCGCGAGTGGCGCAACACCTATCGTGGTCAGAAACAGATCTGGTTTCTGCTGCGGCTGGTGGGGCGCGACTCCGACGTCTGCCTGCGCGCAAGCTCGCACCCGGAATTCGATGCCTGGCGATGGAGCAATTACTGGGTGCCGCTGGATGCGGTGATCGAGTTCAAGCGGCAGGTGTACCAACTGGCGCTGATCGAACTCGCACGCATCCTGTTTCGCTCGCGTTCGTTCGAGTTGCCGGACAGCTACCGCTTGCCCGAGGCCGACGTGCCCGTTTCCGTGGTGCTCGGGGGCTCGCAGCATTGAACGGCGGTCGGTGAAGCCACAACCCCTATGGAGATCTCCGCGAGTGAGTTCCCGCGCACAACGCATCATCGGCGGGGCGCTCGTCGCCCTCGCGTTCGTTTCCGGCAGCGCGTCTGCCGGACTGTTGGTCGAGGCTGACCCCGACTGGAAGGAGGGCGAGGTGGCGATGCCGCCGGCCGTCGACGAGTCCCGCCTGCGGAGCTTCTTCGTCAGCAGTGCGTCGGCCAACCAGTTCTTTGTCGATGAGGGCAGCGTCAGCCTCGGTGAGGATCGCGTGGTGCGCTACACGCTGGTGGTTCGCACCACGGGCGGCGCGGAGAACGTCACCTTCGAGGGCATCCGCTGCGCAACCGGGGAGCGGCGCATCTACGCGAGCGGCCGCAAGGATGGCACCTGGACGCCGATGAAGAACAGCGCCTGGCAGCCCATCAGCGACAACGCCTACAACCGCCCGCGTGCCGCGCTGGCCTACGAGCATTTCTGTGACGGGCCGGCGGCGCCGCGCAATCGCGAGCATGCGCTCGAGTTGCTGCGCAACCCGCGCGATCCGTCCAAGTCCTACGGAGTCCGCTGATGATCGATCAGGCCGTTATCGAGTTTGACAAGGCGTTGCGTACGGTCTTCGCGCCGGCGCGCAGCGTGCGTCCGGTGCCGGGGGAGGCGCTCCCGGAGGCCGAGCTTGACGATGCGGAGCGTCGCCATGCGGCGGCGCTGATGCGCATCAACCATGTGGGCGAGATCTGCGCGCAGGCGCTCTACCAGGGGCAGGCCTTGATGTCGCGCGACCCCTCGATCCGGGATGCGTTGAAACAGGCTTCGCATGAGGAAACCGAGCATCTGGCGTGGACCGAGCGCCGGATCGGCGAACTGGGCGGACGCAAGAGCCTGCTCAATCCGCTGTGGTACGGCGGGGCGCTCGCCATTGGCCTCTTGGCCGGCCGTTTCGGTGATCGCTGGAACCTGGGGTTTCTGGCGGAAACCGAGCGTCAGGTTGAAAACCACCTCAAGGGCCATCTGGAGACGCTTCCTGCCCAGGATCACAAGTCGCGCGCGATCGTCGAGCAGATGAAGATCGACGAGGTCGAGCATGCAGATACTGCGGTCGGGTTGGGCGCGCACGAGTTGCCGGCGCCGATCAAGGGGGCGATGAAGCTGGCGTCGAAGGTGATGACGACGCTGACCTATCGCATCTGAACGGCGAAGGGTTGCGAGGCGGGCGCGGGGGAGAGCCTCGCGCCCGCATGACGCTCAGTCGGCTTCGATGATTTCGCACTCGTGTGTGATCTCGGCCGTCTTGCCAAGCATGATCGAGGCCGAGCAGTACTTTTCCGCCGAGAGGTGGATTGCGCGTTCGACGGTTTCGCGCTTCAGGTTGCGAC
This genomic window from Thauera humireducens contains:
- a CDS encoding proline--tRNA ligase, yielding MRASQFHLFTLKEAPSDAEVVSQKLMLRAGMIRKVAAGIYSYMPMGLRSIRKVETIVREEMDRAGAMELIMPMVQPAELWDETGRWDKMGDELLRFKDRHERDFALQPTSEEVVTDIARQELKSYRQLPKNFYQIQTKFRDERRPRFGVMRGREFTMKDAYSFDRSEEAAGRSYDIMFAAYKRIFDRLGLEYRAVAADTGAIGGDRSHEFQVIADTGEDAIVYCPDSDYAANIELAEAVSLIARRAEPAKALEKTPTPGKATCEDVAELLGVPLATTVKSLVLATDDLDDKGNPAGVTVWLLLVRGDHALNEVKAGKLPGLKSGFRFATEAEILEHFGCKPGYLGPIGLKKPVKVIADRTVAHMADFICGANDADFHFTGVNWGRDLPEPDLVADLRNVIEGDPSPDGKGVLAIQRGIEVGHVFYLGTKYSKAMNATFLDEDGKPKHFEMGCYGIGVTRILGAAIEQNHDARGIIWPRAIAPFEVVICPVGWGKSQAVRDEAQTLYDALIAAGVDAVLDDRDERPGVMFADWELIGVPHRVTIGDRGLKEGLVEYQGRRDAEATKLAVGDIAAHVLGALDKA
- a CDS encoding RNA pyrophosphohydrolase, with protein sequence MLDREGFRPNVGIILVNARNEVFWGKRIREHSWQFPQGGIKHGESPEQAMYRELFEEVGLRPEHVKILGRTRGWLRYEVPKHWIRREWRNTYRGQKQIWFLLRLVGRDSDVCLRASSHPEFDAWRWSNYWVPLDAVIEFKRQVYQLALIELARILFRSRSFELPDSYRLPEADVPVSVVLGGSQH
- a CDS encoding CNP1-like family protein translates to MSSRAQRIIGGALVALAFVSGSASAGLLVEADPDWKEGEVAMPPAVDESRLRSFFVSSASANQFFVDEGSVSLGEDRVVRYTLVVRTTGGAENVTFEGIRCATGERRIYASGRKDGTWTPMKNSAWQPISDNAYNRPRAALAYEHFCDGPAAPRNREHALELLRNPRDPSKSYGVR
- the coq7 gene encoding 2-polyprenyl-3-methyl-6-methoxy-1,4-benzoquinone monooxygenase, whose protein sequence is MIDQAVIEFDKALRTVFAPARSVRPVPGEALPEAELDDAERRHAAALMRINHVGEICAQALYQGQALMSRDPSIRDALKQASHEETEHLAWTERRIGELGGRKSLLNPLWYGGALAIGLLAGRFGDRWNLGFLAETERQVENHLKGHLETLPAQDHKSRAIVEQMKIDEVEHADTAVGLGAHELPAPIKGAMKLASKVMTTLTYRI